Proteins from one Hoplias malabaricus isolate fHopMal1 chromosome 2, fHopMal1.hap1, whole genome shotgun sequence genomic window:
- the LOC136674316 gene encoding visual pigment-like receptor peropsin, whose protein sequence is MDIRLTLKHPVKIIPWRNNNFSLVEKEAPLSEQAEVFVGVYLLALGLLSWLGNSIVVLVLYRQRLVLQPTDLLTLNLAISDIGIAMFGYSRGIVEIFNIFRDDGYVIKWIWTCQVNGFLTLLFGLASMNTLTVIGVTRYIKGCHSNKVYCITKNTISISIICIWTGALFWSMVPLLGWASYRDRGYGTCEVDWSKANYSTIYKSFIFSVLTSCYVIPVLVMLFSFGSIINTLKSRNTMSADSYFSERQRKVDRDVTKVSIAISTAFTLAWSPYVVVSMRSAWGMPVPSMTSIFARLLAKSACFYNPFIYIVLSSKFRKDAANLLPCSHDTREVVRLQQFKHLKYKAESVPSCPQQGDVNITKLEVQVDDKDSGVISPLHTPPPISKVFHVSLQNQNKSSGLPEFENDKL, encoded by the exons ATGGACATACGCCTGACTCTGAAACACCCAGTGAAGATCATACCATGGCGGAATAACAATTTTAGTCTTGTGGAAAAGGAAGCACCACTTTCTGAGCAAGCAGAGGTCTTTGTTGGTGTCTATCTGCTGGCATTAG GTTTGCTGTCATGGCTTGGCAACAGCATTGTGGTATTGGTCCTTTACAGACAGAGACTTGTCCTTCAGCCAACAGATTTACTAACATTAAACCTCGCCATCTCTGATATAGGGATTGCGATGTTTGGATACTCCAGGGGGATCGTGGaaatattcaatatatttaGAGATGATGGATATGTCATTAAATGGATCTGGACTTGTCAG GTGAATGGCTTTCTAACTCTACTGTTTGGTTTGGCCAGTATGAACACCCTTACTGTCATTGGTGTAACCAGATACATCAAAGGATGTCACTCCAATAAAG TATATTGTATAACCAAGAACACAATCTCTATATCCATCATCTGTATTTGGACCGGAGCACTCTTCTGGTCTATGGTCCCTCTGCTCGGCTGGGCAAGTTACAGAG ATCGTGGCTATGGCACATGTGAGGTGGACTGGTCCAAAGCCAACTACTCCACCATCTACAAATCCTTCATTTTCTCAGTCCTCACCTCCTGCTACGTCATTCCTGTACTGGTCATGCTCTTCTCCTTTGGCTCTATCATAAACACACTTAAGAGCAGGAACACCATGTCAGCAGACAGCTACTTCTctgaaagacaaagaaaagtAGACAGAGACGTGACAAAG GTCTCTATAGCAATCAGCACAGCCTTCACATTGGCCTGGTCTCCCTATGTGGTAGTCTCCATGCGGTCTGCCTGGGGCATGCCTGTTCCTAGCATGACCAGCATCTTCGCCCGTCTTTTGGCCAAGTCTGCCTGCTTCTACAACCCCTTCATATACATTGTCCTGAGCTCCAAGTTCCGCAAGGATGCTGCCAACTTGTTGCCTTGCTCACATGATACCAGGGAAGTGGTCCGTCTCCAACAGTTCAAACACCTTAAATACAAGGCTGAGTCTGTGCCTTCTTGCCCCCAGCAAGGAGATGTTAACATAACCAAGCTGGAGGTCCAGGTGGATGACAAAGACTCCGGGGTCATCAGCCCACTTCATACACCGCCTCCCATCAGCAAGGTCTTCCACGTCTCACTTCAAAACCAGAACAAATCTTCTGGTTTGCCAGAGTTTGAAAATGATAAACTTTAA